The Populus alba chromosome 4, ASM523922v2, whole genome shotgun sequence genome contains a region encoding:
- the LOC118049368 gene encoding NADH dehydrogenase [ubiquinone] iron-sulfur protein 1, mitochondrial, with amino-acid sequence MGLGLLASRLIRPQKTAARNLLLRSIVTKPELQSAEPATTPQPDLPPRTPLGGARVHFPNPDDAIEVFVDGYPVKIPKGMTVLQACEVAGVDIPRFCYHSRLSIAGNCRMCLVEVEKSPKPVASCAMPALPGMKIKTDTPVAKKAREGVMEFLLMNHPLDCPICDQGGECDLQDQSMAFGSDRGRFTEVKRSVVDKNLGPLVKTVMTRCIQCTRCVRFATEIAGVQDLGMLGRGSGEEIGTYVEKLMTSELSGNVIDICPVGALTSKPFAFKARNWELKGTETIDITDAVGSNIRIDSRGPEVMRITPRLNEDINEEWISDKTRFCYDGLKRQRLNDPMIRGADGRFKAVSWHDVLAVVAEIAHQVKPEEMVGIAGKLSDAESMMALKDFLNKMGSNNVWCEGNGPSPNADLRSGYIMNSGIGGLENADVFLLVGTQPRVEAAMVNARIRKTVRGSNAKVAYVGPPTDFNYDCEHLGTGPETLTEIAEGRHPFCSTLSNAKNPAIIVGAGLFERSDKDAIFSAVEVIAKNGNVVRPDWNGFNVLLLNAAQAAALDLGLVPESSQSIESAKFVYLMGADDVDLEKLPNDAFVVYQGHHGDRGVYRANVILPASAFSEKEGTYENTEGCTQQTLPAVPTVGDARDDWKIIRALSEVAGVRLPYDTVGAIRSRIKTVAPNLLSVEEREPATFWASLKPDVTKKMSSTPFEAAIDNFYMTDSITRASKIMAQCSALLLKK; translated from the exons ATGGGGTTAGGCTTGTTAGCTTCAAGGCTCATAAGACCCCAGAAAACCGCCGCCCGAAACCTCCTTCTACGCTCCATCGTGACTAAACCGGAGCTTCAATCGGCCGAACCCGCAACCACCCCACAACCTGATCTTCCACCACGAACACCACTAGGTGGTGCCAGAGTTCACTTTCCGAACCCGGACGATGCAATCGAAGTGTTTGTTGATGGGTATCCAGTGAAAATCCCGAAAGGGATGACAGTGTTACAAGCTTGTGAAGTTGCTGGTGTTGATATTCCGAGGTTTTGCTATCATAGTCGGTTGTCGATTGCTGGGAACTGTCGTATGTGTCTTGTTGAGGTGGAGAAGAGTCCTAAGCCTGTTGCTTCTTGCGCTATGCCAGCTCTTCCTG GAATGAAGATTAAGACAGACACACCTGTGGCAAAGAAAGCACGAGAAGGGGTTATGGAATTTTTGTTGATGAATCACCCATTGGATTGTCCAATTTGTGATCAAGGTGGAGAGTGTGATCTTCAGGATCAGAGTATGGCATTTGGATCTGATCGCGGCCGGTTCACTGAAGTGAAGCGATCAGTTGTTGATAAGAATCTTGGCCCTCTGGTTAAGACTGTTATGACTCGTTGCATCCAGTGTACAAG GTGTGTGAGGTTTGCCACAGAAATTGCCGGGGTTCAGGATCTTGGCATGTTAGGTCGTGGCAGTGGAGAAGAAATTGGAACTTATGTTGAAAAACTTATGACAAGTGAACTATCTGGAAATGTGATAGATATCTGTCCTGTGGGAGCCCTTACCTCGAAACCTTTTGCATTTAAAGCTCGAAATTGGGAGTTGAAAGGTACAGAGACCATTGATATCACTGATGCAGTTGGATCCAACATCCGGATTGATAGCAGAGGTCCAGAGGTCATGCGCATCACTCCGCGGTTGAATGAG GATATAAATGAAGAATGGATATCAGACAAAACTCGGTTTTGCTATGATGGTTTAAAGAGGCAGAGGTTAAATGATCCTATGATTCGCGGTGCAGATGGGCGCTTTAAGGCTGTGAGCTGGCATGATGTCTTAGCTGTGGTTGCTGAGATTGCTCATCAAGTTAAGCCAGAGGAAATGGTGGGCATTGCTGGTAAACTATCTGATGCTGAATCCATGATGGCTCTGAaagatttcttaaacaaaatGGGATCAAATAATGTGTGGTGTGAAGGAAATGGCCCTAGCCCAAATGCTGATCTACGATCTGGATATATTATGAACAGTGGCATTGGTGGTCTTGAGAATGCAGATGTTTTCCTCTTGGTTGGAACCCAG CCGAGGGTAGAAGCTGCCATGGTAAATGCCAGAATCCGCAAGACAGTTCGAGGAAGTAATGCAAAGGTTGCTTATGTTGGCCCTCCCACTGATTTCAACTATGATTGTGAGCATCTAGGCACTGGTCCTGAAACTCTAACTGAAATTGCAGAGGGTCGTCACCCCTTTTGCTCGACACTTTCAAATGCCAAAAATCCAGCCATCATCGTTGGTGCTGGACTCTTTGAGAGATCGGACAAGGATGCAATTTTCTCTGCTGTAGAAGTCATAGCGAAAAATGGGAATGTTGTGCGACCTGACTGGAATGGTTTCAATGTGTTGCTTCTCAATGCTGCCCAAGCTGCAGCCCTTGACCTTGGACTTGTGCCAGAATCGAGCCAAAGTATTGAGAGTGCCAAGTTTGTGTATCTGATGGGTGCTGATGATGTGGATTTGGAAAAGCTTCCAAATGATGCCTTTGTTGTATACCAGGGGCACCATGGGGACCGTGGTGTGTATCGCGCCAATGTAATTCTACCAGCATCAGCATTCAGTGAGAAGGAAGGGACGTATGAAAACACAGAAGGGTGTACGCAACAGACTTTGCCTGCAGTTCCAACAGTTGGTGATGCCAGGGATGACTGGAAGATAATTCGTGCTCTTTCTGAGGTAGCGGGGGTGCGGTTGCCCTACGATACAGTTGGGGCCATCCGATCCCGGATTAAGACAGTTGCGCCAAACCTCCTGAGCGTGGAAGAAAGAGAGCCAGCTACCTTTTGGGCTTCATTGAAGCCTGATGTCACTAAGAAGATGAGCTCAACTCCTTTCGAAGCTGCTATAGACAATTTCTATATGACTGATTCTATTACCAGGGCATCAAAAATAATGGCTCAATGCAGTGCACTGCTGCTAAAGAAGTGA
- the LOC118049435 gene encoding uncharacterized protein: MRAMILGERKIWIKTKVLEEKVAACKGLYLLADELKEGLSVWIEEVAQTLVPFLNFQLNEEIRRVAASAMPVLLKSSKEAIQKGNLELSDESTFEKLCSDVLPALVKALSKESLPEMAAIILDSLEECMEMSGPVLDEDQTDLFLKKIMNVLNSRSKVGDIDVIKQTLQEEQKVYDKAVACLATFIRIQKPSFSPFLGKLLPCIQLMWVSLTIHFCSDSVMPTDLSFIHKALMTFQFRSNCFHFPLFLCLQEKDKIAKERRTGLRIFCDVAKQFPEEAFRQYNICLLFLFEACKDENPEVLEVAVQAIGIFAEFGGSAFKSLLKGAFYALKAVIDHPKALQIEYVMAHDAAVSALGKLLQFHREKLNAAQFLRTWLRHLPLENNLNEAKVAHHQLCSLVEVSDVELLGPTGKNLHKIVTVYAEILWAGKKLATEETVSQMIKQLELYRRRSIPSTWRSFMLSMENHLRRKLESKLSS, encoded by the exons ATGAGGGCCATGATTCTTGGAGAACGAAAGATATGGATCAAGACTAAGGTCCTGGAGGAGAAAGTTGCAGCTTGTAAAGGGCTGTATTTACTTGCTGATGAGTTGAAGGAAGGACTTTCTGTATGGATCGAGGAG GTTGCTCAGACTTTAGTTCCATTTCTCAACTTTCAACTCAACGAAGAGATTCGAAGAGTTGCTGCTTCAG CCATGCCAGTGCTATTAAAATCATCTAAAGAAGCAATACAAAAAGGGAATCTTGAATTGTCTGATGAATCTACTTTCGAGAAGTTATGTTCTGATGTGTTACCAGCTTTGGTAAAAGCACTAAGTAAG GAATCCTTGCCCGAAATGGCTGCAATAATTTTGGACTCATTGGAGGAATGCATGGAG ATGTCTGGACCTGTTCTAGATGAAGACCAGACTGACTTGTTCttgaagaagataatgaatGTTTTGAATTCAAGAAGCAAAGTAGGGGACATTGATGTAATAAAGCAGACGTTACAAGAAGAACAAAAAGTTTATGACAAA GCCGTTGCTTGTTTGGCCACTTTCATCAGAATACAAAAGCCTTCTTTCTCACCATTCCTCGGCAAGCTTTTGCCTTGCATACAGCTTATGTGGGTGAGTTTAACCATTCATTTCTGCTCAGATTCTGTGATGCCAACTGATCTCAGTTTCATCCATAAAGCCCTGATGACTTTCCAATTCCGATCTAATTGTTTTCATTTCCCCTTGTTTCTTTGCCTTCAGGAAAAGGATAAAATAGCTAAAGAGCGAAGAACTGGCTTGCGCATATTTTGTGATGTTGCGAAGCAATTCCCAGAAGAGGCATTCAG GCAGTACAATATTTGTCTTCTGTTTCTGTTTGAGGCTTGCAAGGATGAGAACCCCGAAGTTCTGGAG GTGGCTGTGCAGGCAATTGGGATATTTGCTGAGTTTGGCGGGTCTGCATTCAAGTCTCTTCTTAAAG GGGCTTTTTATGCTTTGAAAGCGGTTATAGACCATCCTAAGGCGTTGCAGATAGAATATGTAATGGCCCATGATGCTGCTGTTTCTGCTCTAGGAAAACTTTTGCAGTTCCATCGTGAAAAACTCAATGCGGCACAG TTTTTAAGGACATGGTTAAGACATTTGCCGCTGGAAAATAATCTAAACGAGGCCAAAGTTGCGCATCATCAGCTTTGTTCACTAGTTGAAGT GTCAGATGTGGAACTTCTTGGTCCCACAGGGAAAAATCTTCACAAGATTGTTACTGTTTATGCCGAG aTCCTGTGGGCAGGTAAGAAGTTAGCAACTGAGGAAACTGTAAGCCAAATGATCAAGCAATTGGAACTTTACAGGAGAAGGTCAATCCCCTCTACCTGGAGATCCTTCATGTTATCCATGGAAAACCATTTGCGAAGGAAGTTGGAATCAAAATTATCATCCTAG
- the LOC140955486 gene encoding uncharacterized protein, with protein sequence MASTTSSPPPQDSATPPSMSLPLLLRAKLRPTRGNPNSAINWSPPPTSRLRPPSLGSQKSPLLSPPTHSSLNSTRDYLRSQAMKILESPDTLPLTCFIEELNFPGTSTDLIYAQNVLNYLKNNYLTSFCFCLVSFYKTCGSEFGKCKEYAFDILCQILTEDKEGPCQETSFLDKEIKSSILDFLNTESSIKNLNKIRDFVAKIATKEVRLGNDWPELLEFVYESLDSDSEEKVKYAVSLLYKLIPHCAVEDLVISLDSFYDSLVDIFDSDYMSLEVQVEAVLTSNRFLLYWTNRSNHERYSVLMIQIVETISTLIEHKSDKDVQAVVKELTVLTKEKPWTLSRRFDYVVLSVLRILGEVELQDKTRILALEFVIALAEERVQGRQMLLGSQLAIPNFLEKILLLLANLKDDSECGTAESDIQNLPSVRCLDRIVAAIGGEVLMRYFPRLFAINFCAEDWQSRHAAVLSLGIVAERCSSLKVSELFLLFHSNVLSLVLILVALLNLKISLRFYILQESKHSWDQMAGRIIRSVKEDIHPCVRCTALYTIKQFSKNLKPEFQDQYRDQVLPALTKAMDDFNYPRVQVQAYSALFEFTSNCTPSILNPYLKEIVTKLLKELREEKHMIKGETLKVLSAVAYSSQDQFAEYYSTVMPYLKVIMMTAKKELDHNLLANSVDCITMVWMTVGKEKIRDDTDMVIVNKRF encoded by the exons ATGGCCTCCACTACTTCATCGCCACCACCTCAGGATTCAGCTACACCACCATCGATGTCCCTGCCTTTACTCTTGAGGGCCAAACTCCGACCGACCCGAGGAAACCCAAATTCAGCCATAAACTGGTCACCACCACCAACATCAAGACTAAGGCCACCATCATTGGGCTCACAGAAGTCACCATTACTTTCACCGCCGACGCATTCATCCCTGAATTCAACCAGGGATTATCTCAGAAGTCAAGCCATGAAAATCCTGGAATCACCAGATACCTTACCTCTTACTTGTTTTATTGAAGAACTTAACTTCCCTGGAACCTCCACTGATTTAATTTATGCCCAAAACGTCTTGAATTACCTTAAAAACAATTACCTTACTTCCTTCTGTTTTTGCCTTGTTTCCTTCTATAAGACTTGCGGCTCTGAATTTGGAAAATGCAAGGAGTATGCCTTTGATATTCTATGCCAGATTCTTACAGAAGATAAGGAAGGACCTTGTCAAGAAACCTCTTTCttggataaagaaatcaaatcttcaattcttgattttttgaataCAGAGAGTTCAATAAAGAATTTGAATAAGATTCGCGATTTTGTCGCCAAGATTGCCACTAAAGAAGTAAGACTTGGAAATGATTGGCCTGAGCTTCTTGAGTTTGTTTATGAATCTTTGGATTCTGATTCTGAAGAAAAAGTGAAGTATGCTGTTTCTTTGCTTTATAAGTTGATTCCGCATTGTGCTGTCGAAGATCTGGTTATTAGTCTTGATTCCTTTTATGATAGTTTAGTGGATATATTTGATTCTGATTATATGAGTTTAGAGGTACAGGTTGAGGCGGTTCTGACCTCAAATCGTTTTCTCTTGTACTGGACGAATCGATCGAATCATGAGAGGTATAGTGTCCTTATGATTCAAATAGTGGAGACCATTTCCACTTTGATTGAGCATAAATCAGACAAAGATGTACAGGCGGTAGTAAAGGAATTGACTGTGTTGACAAAGGAGAAGCCATGGACTTTGAGTCGCCGATTTGATTATGTAGTTCTATCTGTGCTTAGGATCCTAGGTGAAGTCGAACTTCAAGACAAAACAAGAATTCTTGCACTAGAATTTGTGATTGCTTTAGCTGAAGAAAGGGTTCAGGGTCGACAGATGTTGCTAGGATCGCAACTCGCAATCCCAAATTTTCTTGAAAAGATTTTGCTTCTGCTAGCAAATTTGAAAGATGACTCAGAATGTGGAACTGCAGAGAGTGATATACAGAATCTGCCTTCGGTAAGGTGCTTGGATAGAATTGTAGCTGCCATAGGTGGGGAAGTTCTTATGAGGTATTTCCCCCGATTATTTGCAATTAATTTTTGTGCTGAAGATTGGCAGAGCCGCCACGCTGCGGTTCTTTCCCTTGGCATTGTTGCAGAGAGATGCTCAAGTCTAAAGGTCTCAGAACTATTTCTCCTTTTCCATTCTAATGTTTTGTCATTGGTTCTAATTCTTGTGGCTTTATTGAACTTAAAAATATCCCTAAGGTTCTATATATTGCAGGAGTCGAAACACAGTTGGGATCAAATGGCAGGAAGAATTATAAGAAGTGTCAAAGAAGACATACACCCTTGTGTGCGTTGTACAGCTTTATATACAATTAAACAATTTTCCAAGAATTTGAAACCTGAATTTCAAGACCAGTATCGAGACCAAGTTCTTCCTGCATTAACGAAAGCCATGGATGATTTCAATTATCCCCGCGTTCAG GTGCAAGCTTATTCAGCATTGTTTGAATTCACCTCGAACTGCACTCCAAGTATTCTAAATCCTTACCTGAAAGAAATTGTCACCAAATTGCTCAAAGAATTAAGG GAAGAAAAGCACATGATAAAGGGTGAAACTTTGAAAGTATTGTCAGCAGTTGCTTATTCATCACAG GATCAGTTTGCAGAGTATTACAGTACTGTCATGCCTTACCTTAAGGTTATAATGATGACTGCGAAAAAAGAACTTGATCACAATCTTCTTGCCAATTCCGTGGATTGCATCACTATGGTTTGGATGACTGTAGGAAAGGAGAAGATCAGAGATGATACTGATATGGTAATTGTCAATAAAAGGTTTTAG